The Vicinamibacterales bacterium genome has a window encoding:
- a CDS encoding glycosyltransferase: protein MAIAIHQVLATLGYGDAIGHEVLGIQRVLRAAGYESEIFVQTADHRLEDLTLDYRDLPAASHPDNILIHHFSIGSRASRVAYALPDRMALVYHNITPPEYFVDVHKMLVKLCYLGRRELGFYKDRCDLALGDSEYNRQELEAIGFPVTGVLPVVPDFSHLAGPANYMQAKQYDDGWVNVLFVGRVIPNKRIEDVIRCFHAYKQWFNPRSRLLLVGSYGGFEKYLAMVQQFIVDIGAEDVHFLGHVANEELTAYYELADVFLCASEHEGFCVPLVESFHMGVPVLAYAATAVPATMDGAGVLYTDKNPLHVAALIDAITSDRDLQDRIIDGQFAALERLEAKDFGGTLLKFVDQLLATPRRPHPPVAFDFWDHVRLQEELEEIWLYRPSAFKALPEE, encoded by the coding sequence ATGGCCATCGCCATCCACCAGGTACTCGCCACGCTGGGCTACGGCGATGCCATCGGCCACGAGGTGCTGGGTATCCAGCGCGTGCTGCGCGCGGCCGGCTACGAGTCGGAGATCTTCGTCCAGACTGCCGATCACCGGCTCGAGGACCTGACGCTCGACTACCGCGACCTGCCCGCCGCGAGCCATCCCGACAACATCCTGATCCACCACTTCTCGATCGGATCGCGGGCCTCGCGCGTCGCCTACGCGCTGCCGGACCGCATGGCGCTGGTGTACCACAACATCACGCCGCCGGAGTACTTCGTGGACGTGCACAAGATGCTCGTCAAGTTGTGCTACCTCGGGCGCCGCGAGCTCGGCTTCTACAAGGACCGCTGCGACCTCGCGCTGGGCGATTCCGAATACAACCGCCAGGAGCTCGAGGCGATCGGCTTCCCGGTGACCGGCGTGCTGCCGGTGGTGCCCGACTTCTCCCACCTCGCCGGCCCCGCCAATTACATGCAGGCGAAGCAGTACGACGATGGCTGGGTCAACGTGTTGTTCGTGGGCCGCGTGATCCCGAACAAGCGCATCGAAGACGTGATCCGCTGCTTCCATGCCTACAAGCAGTGGTTCAACCCGCGCTCACGGCTGCTGCTGGTGGGCTCGTACGGCGGCTTCGAGAAGTACCTGGCGATGGTGCAGCAGTTCATTGTCGACATCGGCGCCGAGGACGTGCACTTCCTCGGCCACGTCGCCAACGAGGAGCTGACCGCGTATTACGAACTCGCCGACGTGTTCCTGTGCGCGAGCGAGCACGAGGGCTTCTGCGTGCCGCTGGTCGAGTCGTTCCACATGGGCGTGCCGGTGCTGGCCTACGCGGCGACCGCGGTGCCGGCGACCATGGACGGCGCCGGCGTGCTCTACACCGACAAGAATCCGCTGCACGTCGCCGCGCTGATCGACGCCATCACCAGCGACCGCGACCTGCAGGATCGGATCATCGACGGCCAGTTCGCCGCGCTCGAACGCCTGGAGGCCAAGGACTTCGGCGGCACGCTGCTCAAGTTCGTTGATCAGCTGCTCGCCACGCCCCGCCGGCCGCATCCGCCGGTGGCGTTCGACTTCTGGGACCACGTCAGGCTCCAGGAAGAGCTGGAAGAGATTTGGCTGTATCGACCGTCTGCGTTCAAGGCACTGCCTGAGGAATGA
- a CDS encoding HEAT repeat domain-containing protein produces the protein MTTILRALILTALLPATPIAAQSLPNEIVGQKLPVPGNKIDGTTEKLSEVEREIVEALPPQQQAERLLQYAISHQAGATDEVRARVKGWRGVITTSPAMETLLDVARNGADLRVRAAAIEIELAAMNMAKTAAQVDQLLVRIAAGPKDARSEIYTLGLLGNRGVETHRIHNELRALARSEHDLVRYQAYAAIANLGTDDSVADLVAAFHHDPSSTVQIDGGGCGVAHCGMLTRAQRMLAIPGLLAMVDDQSLRDGVRMYAYRALREITDESLPDVPQQWRDWYAAKGAETLEKFRAVKSPPRD, from the coding sequence ATGACGACGATTCTGCGTGCGCTGATTCTGACGGCCTTGTTGCCCGCGACCCCAATCGCGGCCCAGAGTCTGCCCAATGAAATCGTCGGGCAGAAGCTTCCCGTGCCCGGCAACAAGATAGACGGCACGACGGAAAAACTGTCAGAAGTGGAGCGGGAGATCGTCGAGGCGCTGCCGCCACAGCAGCAGGCAGAGCGACTCCTGCAATACGCCATCTCGCATCAGGCGGGCGCGACCGACGAGGTCAGGGCCCGCGTGAAGGGTTGGCGCGGCGTGATCACGACCAGCCCCGCGATGGAGACATTGTTGGACGTCGCCCGCAACGGCGCGGATCTTCGCGTCCGCGCCGCGGCCATCGAGATCGAGCTGGCGGCCATGAACATGGCAAAGACCGCGGCCCAGGTGGACCAGTTGCTCGTGCGCATTGCCGCCGGCCCGAAGGATGCGCGGTCGGAGATCTACACCCTCGGACTGCTGGGGAACCGCGGCGTCGAGACCCATCGCATCCACAACGAGCTCCGCGCGCTCGCGCGTTCCGAGCACGACCTGGTGCGCTACCAGGCCTACGCGGCCATCGCCAATCTCGGGACGGACGACTCGGTGGCCGACCTGGTGGCGGCCTTTCATCACGACCCTTCGTCCACCGTCCAGATTGATGGCGGCGGCTGTGGCGTGGCGCACTGCGGCATGCTGACGCGCGCCCAGCGGATGCTGGCCATTCCGGGACTGCTCGCGATGGTCGATGACCAGTCCCTCCGCGACGGCGTTCGGATGTACGCGTATCGCGCGCTGCGCGAGATCACGGACGAAAGCCTGCCCGACGTTCCGCAACAGTGGCGGGACTGGTACGCGGCCAAGGGCGCTGAGACGCTGGAGAAGTTTCGCGCGGTCAAATCGCCGCCGCGTGATTGA
- a CDS encoding glycosyltransferase family 4 protein, whose translation MKIAFIVQRYGAEILGGSEYHCRLIAERLAAKHEVEVLTTCARDYITWENEYPEGNDRIRGVTVRRFKNAHTRDINAFNQYSDWIFHHPHTRDDEMSWLEQQGPWCPALIEYLNKHHRHYDALIFFTYLYAPTVLGLEIDPARSILVPTAHDEPAIHLGIYREMFAKPSAVAFNTEVEKNFLKTTFEFRSAAEETVGCGVDLLQDAAQADEPEPEDDDEIHKRLPQHLRARGAQFRRRHRLQGQFLLYGGRIDAGKGCEELIEYFTSYKEQGGEAALTLMGVKLMQLPEVPWVRFAGLLSERERLQALEAATIVVVPSPFESLSLLALEAMAVGTPILCNARSEVLVEHCVNSNAGLFYANREEFLECTKLLLADERMRERMGRNGKEYIKRNYRWDVIMSKYDRLIGSLRR comes from the coding sequence GTGAAGATTGCATTCATCGTCCAGCGCTACGGCGCCGAGATTCTTGGTGGCTCCGAGTATCACTGCCGGCTGATTGCCGAGCGGCTCGCGGCCAAGCACGAGGTGGAGGTCCTGACCACCTGCGCGCGCGACTACATCACCTGGGAGAACGAGTATCCCGAGGGCAACGACCGCATCCGCGGCGTCACGGTGCGGCGGTTCAAGAACGCCCACACCCGCGACATCAACGCCTTCAACCAGTACTCGGACTGGATTTTCCACCACCCGCACACGCGAGACGACGAGATGTCGTGGCTCGAGCAGCAGGGGCCGTGGTGCCCGGCGCTGATCGAGTACCTCAACAAGCACCACCGGCACTACGACGCGCTGATCTTCTTCACCTACCTGTACGCGCCGACCGTGCTGGGCCTCGAGATCGACCCGGCGCGCAGCATCCTGGTGCCGACCGCGCACGACGAGCCGGCGATTCACCTCGGCATCTATCGCGAGATGTTCGCCAAGCCCTCGGCGGTGGCCTTCAACACCGAGGTCGAGAAGAATTTCCTGAAGACCACCTTCGAGTTCCGCTCGGCGGCCGAAGAGACCGTGGGCTGCGGCGTCGACCTGCTGCAGGACGCGGCCCAAGCGGACGAACCCGAGCCGGAAGACGACGACGAGATCCACAAGCGGCTGCCGCAGCACCTGCGGGCGCGCGGCGCGCAGTTCCGCCGGCGCCATCGCCTGCAGGGCCAGTTCCTGCTCTACGGCGGCCGCATCGACGCCGGCAAGGGCTGCGAGGAGCTGATCGAGTACTTCACCAGCTACAAGGAGCAGGGCGGCGAGGCCGCGCTGACGCTGATGGGCGTCAAGCTGATGCAGCTGCCCGAAGTGCCGTGGGTCCGCTTCGCCGGGCTGCTCTCGGAACGCGAGCGCCTCCAGGCCCTCGAAGCCGCCACCATCGTCGTGGTGCCGTCGCCGTTCGAGAGCCTGTCGCTGCTGGCGCTCGAAGCCATGGCGGTGGGCACGCCGATCCTGTGCAACGCCCGGTCGGAAGTGCTGGTGGAGCACTGCGTGAACAGCAACGCCGGACTCTTCTACGCCAACCGCGAGGAGTTCCTGGAGTGCACCAAGCTGCTCCTGGCCGACGAGCGCATGCGCGAGCGCATGGGCCGCAACGGCAAGGAGTACATCAAGCGGAACTATCGCTGGGATGTGATCATGTCCAAGTACGATCGCCTGATCGGGTCGCTGCGCCGGTGA
- a CDS encoding glycosyltransferase, with translation MNQWVPAAHKGDAIGDSARRVRGLLRGLGHESEIYAMTMDDDLRGDVREWTDPAAKRGDLTIFHFALVSPMTAEFARLPRGRVLQYHNVTPAHFFAPYDPNVFRLCALSREDLRTLAGHTDVALGDSEYNRQELEDMGFTNTGVFPIAIDTQKIANAPRVPTLEHMLTDGPLLNFLFVGRIAPNKKIEDHIRMAEHYKRYVDTAYRFIFVGRTDGIPRYYNMIRQLVHEYEMPKDRFIFTGPVTEDDLATYYRTAHVYISLSEHEGFCVPLLEAMSADVPVLAYASTAVPDTLGGAGVQFAPKDLEYAAELLGELAYNDTLRAQVIAGQRARLNDFGDARIRRELERLTS, from the coding sequence GTGAATCAGTGGGTCCCGGCTGCCCATAAGGGCGACGCCATCGGCGACTCGGCTCGCCGGGTGCGGGGACTGCTGCGCGGGCTGGGGCACGAGTCTGAGATCTACGCCATGACCATGGACGACGACCTGCGCGGCGACGTGCGCGAATGGACGGATCCGGCGGCGAAGCGTGGCGATCTCACCATCTTTCACTTCGCCCTGGTCTCGCCGATGACGGCAGAGTTCGCGCGGTTGCCGCGCGGGCGCGTGCTTCAGTACCACAACGTGACACCGGCGCACTTCTTTGCGCCCTACGATCCGAACGTCTTCCGGTTGTGCGCGCTCAGCCGCGAAGACCTGCGGACGCTGGCCGGGCACACTGACGTGGCGCTGGGCGATTCGGAATACAACCGCCAGGAACTGGAAGACATGGGGTTCACCAACACGGGCGTGTTCCCCATCGCCATCGACACGCAGAAGATCGCCAACGCCCCCAGGGTGCCGACCCTCGAGCACATGCTCACCGACGGCCCCCTGCTCAACTTCCTGTTCGTGGGCCGCATCGCGCCCAACAAGAAGATTGAGGACCACATCCGCATGGCGGAGCACTACAAGCGCTACGTCGACACCGCCTACCGCTTCATCTTCGTCGGCAGGACCGACGGCATTCCGCGCTACTACAACATGATCCGGCAGCTGGTGCACGAGTACGAGATGCCGAAAGACCGCTTCATCTTCACCGGGCCGGTAACGGAAGACGACCTGGCCACCTACTACCGCACGGCGCACGTCTACATCTCGCTTTCGGAGCACGAGGGGTTCTGCGTGCCCCTGCTCGAGGCGATGTCGGCGGACGTGCCGGTGCTCGCCTATGCCTCCACCGCCGTGCCCGACACGCTGGGCGGGGCCGGTGTGCAGTTTGCGCCGAAAGACCTCGAATACGCCGCCGAGCTCCTCGGGGAGCTCGCCTACAACGACACGCTCAGGGCTCAAGTGATTGCCGGACAGCGCGCCCGCCTGAACGATTTTGGCGACGCCCGGATCCGCCGCGAGCTCGAAAGGCTGACATCGTGA
- a CDS encoding sigma-54 dependent transcriptional regulator, protein MRRNASVLVIDDEEVMRDILGTLLEREGYSVRLASGGHEGLELAKSLPFDAVIVDVMMPGIDGMQVLDELKKHDDELPVLMVTAYASMESAIAAMKKGAFDYITKPFKNDEVLVVLRNAVERRQLVAENVALKQNLQARYHKFSGIIGKSSRMKQVFDLIIQAAPSRSTILITGESGTGKELVARAIHQNSARSDRAFVTVNSGNLPPDLLESTLFGHVKGAFTGAVYPKKGLFDLADKGTIFFDEIGNIPIETQAKLLRVMQEREFMRLGGMETIKVDVRIVAATNVDLKHEMEEGRFREDLYYRLHVISIHLPSLRERRDDIPLLVQHFLEKYGEENGRKNIEVAPEALDLMMEYDWPGNVRELENVIERAVVLATGQRIGTELIPDQVRKSPSFQIPHVVMPVEGVSLKEVTVAYERQWIESALEAAGGVQKRAAELLRIKPTTLNEMIKRYDIRPRRKKASAAGNEPEPGPTENGDELEIVGEPE, encoded by the coding sequence ATGCGACGTAATGCCTCAGTGCTCGTCATCGACGATGAAGAGGTGATGAGGGACATCCTCGGCACGCTCCTGGAGCGCGAGGGCTACAGCGTGCGCCTGGCATCCGGCGGCCACGAGGGCCTGGAGCTGGCGAAGTCGCTGCCGTTCGACGCCGTGATCGTCGACGTGATGATGCCCGGCATCGACGGCATGCAGGTGCTCGATGAGCTCAAGAAGCACGACGACGAACTGCCCGTGCTGATGGTCACCGCCTACGCCTCGATGGAAAGCGCCATTGCCGCGATGAAGAAGGGCGCGTTCGACTACATCACCAAGCCGTTCAAGAACGATGAAGTGCTGGTGGTGCTGCGCAACGCGGTCGAGCGCCGGCAGCTGGTGGCCGAGAACGTCGCCCTGAAGCAGAACCTGCAGGCGCGCTACCACAAGTTCTCGGGGATCATCGGCAAGAGCAGCCGGATGAAGCAGGTGTTCGACCTGATCATCCAGGCCGCGCCGAGCCGCTCCACCATCCTGATCACCGGCGAGAGCGGCACCGGCAAGGAACTGGTGGCGCGGGCCATTCACCAGAACTCGGCGCGCAGCGATCGCGCGTTCGTGACCGTCAATTCCGGCAACCTGCCGCCGGATCTGCTGGAATCCACCCTGTTCGGGCACGTCAAGGGCGCGTTCACCGGCGCCGTGTATCCGAAGAAAGGCCTGTTCGACCTGGCCGACAAGGGCACCATCTTCTTCGACGAGATCGGCAACATCCCGATCGAGACCCAGGCCAAGCTGCTGCGCGTGATGCAGGAGCGGGAGTTCATGCGCCTGGGCGGCATGGAGACGATCAAGGTTGACGTGCGCATTGTCGCGGCGACCAACGTTGACCTGAAGCACGAAATGGAGGAGGGCCGCTTCCGCGAGGACCTCTACTACCGGCTCCACGTGATCAGCATCCACCTGCCGTCGCTGCGCGAGCGCCGCGACGACATCCCGCTGCTGGTGCAGCATTTCCTCGAGAAGTACGGCGAGGAAAACGGCCGCAAGAACATCGAGGTGGCGCCCGAGGCGCTCGACCTGATGATGGAATACGACTGGCCGGGCAACGTCCGCGAGCTCGAGAACGTGATCGAGCGGGCGGTGGTGCTCGCCACCGGGCAGCGCATCGGCACCGAGCTGATCCCCGACCAGGTGCGCAAGAGCCCGTCGTTCCAGATTCCCCACGTGGTGATGCCGGTCGAAGGCGTCTCGCTGAAGGAAGTGACGGTGGCCTACGAACGCCAGTGGATCGAATCCGCGCTGGAAGCCGCCGGCGGCGTGCAGAAGCGCGCGGCCGAACTGCTGCGCATCAAGCCGACCACCCTCAACGAGATGATCAAGCGCTACGACATCCGCCCGCGGCGGAAGAAGGCGTCGGCCGCTGGGAACGAGCCCGAACCGGGGCCCACCGAGAACGGCGACGAACTCGAGATCGTCGGCGAACCCGAGTAA
- a CDS encoding glycosyltransferase — protein sequence MKVAVVVQRYGADINGGAEQHARYVAEHLAKHVQVEVLTTCAHRDYISWKNELPAGKEMVNGIPVHRFPVAVERDPVDFAKWSNKVFTQAHSLRDELAWLDAEGPTSPALINHIKAHEADYDFFIFFSFRYHHSFHGARAVASKAILVPTAERDGALGLGLFPPVFRGVRAFMYNSFEERALIQGVSGNQSVPGVVVGIGSEIPERSNAGRFRQKFDMRDRFAIYVGRIDENKGCVELFEFFEHYSAALVDGMHLVLVGTPHVPIPKHPRIHHLGFLEDQDKYDAMAAAELLIMPSYLESLSMVALEAWAMGKPVLANAKCDVLQGQCLRSNAGLFYENFQEFAETLRAIDAGPSLQAALGRNGRAFFERHYAWPVIEKKYVDMLQQLSKETPSRTMEPMAGWFARRRRSLPPADGVVQQLPAGPYREPKAEAARPSPVVRQQPAIERPPVAQEPRFQPRGDRRDQRRDQRGPRPEGRRTDQRRDGAPGRPRTGAPQAQPTGSAQGKAPRPEGGRPQGGNQSRPEGGKPNDAAQGKPNDSAQGKPNGNRGRDNRRGGRPQRRRRPGGGNGGNGGNSSGTGGGGAAR from the coding sequence GTGAAGGTCGCGGTCGTCGTCCAGCGGTACGGCGCCGATATCAACGGCGGCGCCGAGCAGCATGCACGCTACGTGGCGGAGCACCTGGCGAAACACGTCCAGGTCGAGGTGTTGACCACGTGCGCGCATCGCGATTACATCTCGTGGAAGAACGAGCTGCCGGCAGGCAAGGAGATGGTGAACGGGATTCCCGTGCACCGCTTCCCGGTGGCGGTCGAACGCGACCCCGTTGACTTCGCGAAGTGGTCCAACAAGGTCTTCACGCAGGCCCACTCACTCCGTGACGAACTGGCGTGGCTCGACGCCGAGGGCCCGACCAGCCCGGCGCTGATCAACCACATCAAGGCCCACGAAGCGGACTACGACTTCTTCATCTTTTTCAGCTTCCGCTATCACCACTCGTTCCATGGCGCCCGCGCCGTGGCGTCGAAGGCAATCCTGGTGCCGACCGCGGAGCGCGACGGCGCCCTCGGCCTCGGTCTGTTCCCGCCGGTGTTCCGCGGCGTTCGCGCGTTCATGTACAACTCGTTCGAGGAGCGCGCGCTGATCCAGGGCGTATCGGGCAACCAGTCGGTGCCGGGCGTGGTGGTCGGCATCGGCTCGGAAATCCCCGAGCGGTCGAACGCCGGGCGGTTTCGGCAGAAGTTCGACATGCGCGATCGCTTCGCGATCTACGTCGGCCGCATCGACGAGAACAAGGGCTGCGTCGAGCTGTTCGAGTTCTTCGAGCATTACAGCGCCGCCCTGGTCGATGGCATGCACCTCGTGCTGGTCGGCACGCCGCACGTGCCGATTCCCAAGCACCCGCGCATTCACCACCTCGGCTTCCTCGAGGATCAGGACAAGTACGATGCGATGGCCGCCGCCGAGCTGCTGATCATGCCGTCGTACCTGGAGAGCCTGTCGATGGTCGCGCTCGAGGCGTGGGCCATGGGCAAGCCGGTGCTCGCCAACGCCAAGTGCGACGTGCTGCAGGGCCAGTGCCTGCGCAGCAACGCGGGGCTCTTCTACGAGAACTTCCAGGAGTTCGCGGAAACGCTGCGCGCCATTGACGCGGGCCCGAGCCTGCAGGCCGCCCTCGGCCGCAACGGCCGCGCGTTCTTCGAGCGCCATTACGCCTGGCCGGTGATCGAAAAGAAGTACGTGGACATGCTGCAGCAGCTGTCCAAGGAGACACCGTCGCGGACGATGGAGCCGATGGCCGGGTGGTTTGCGCGCCGCCGGCGCTCGCTCCCTCCGGCAGACGGCGTGGTCCAACAACTGCCCGCGGGACCGTATCGGGAACCCAAGGCCGAAGCCGCACGGCCGTCACCGGTGGTCCGGCAGCAGCCGGCGATCGAACGCCCGCCCGTTGCGCAGGAGCCCCGGTTCCAGCCGCGCGGCGACCGCCGCGATCAGCGCCGCGATCAGCGAGGCCCGCGGCCCGAGGGGCGCCGGACGGATCAGCGCCGGGATGGCGCGCCAGGCAGGCCCAGGACCGGTGCGCCGCAGGCCCAACCTACCGGCTCGGCTCAGGGCAAGGCGCCACGGCCCGAGGGCGGCCGGCCCCAGGGCGGCAATCAATCACGGCCCGAGGGCGGCAAGCCTAACGACGCTGCCCAAGGCAAACCGAACGATTCTGCCCAGGGCAAGCCCAACGGCAACCGCGGCCGTGATAACCGGCGCGGCGGGCGTCCGCAGCGGCGCCGGCGGCCCGGCGGCGGCAATGGTGGCAATGGCGGGAACAGCAGCGGCACCGGCGGCGGAGGCGCGGCGAGGTAG